atcagaaaacggatctCAAATCATTTCTTCTTAGCCTTTCCATTTCCCCTTCCCTTTCCTTGTTTTATATTCTGAGATACAGATCCAATGCCAAAGAAGTTCTGATAAAGGTTATTTATTGTAGAGGGTGGAGTAGAAGATGGTGCTATAGATGGCAGACTCATAGGTGTTGTGGAAGCTGGAGTAGAAGATGGTGTTGCCAAAGGCTGACTGCCAGGCCCTGTAAAACATTCACCAACAAATGATGccgttctcttcttcttgtttgacTTAGCTGCACCCCTAACTCCGGTGGTCTGACTTGGCTCTATGTTGCTGAAGGTGAAGCTTTGTGCATCACATTCAGTCCTTTGCCTCTTTGCAGTTGGATTAGATCCCACTTCACCACCAGCACATGTTCTTTTGTTGTGGTTAGTAACATTTCCACATTTCCCacacctcctttttgtcttctcaACACGAGGTTCATCATAACTTCTTACCCTCTTGCTCTTGGGTCTTCCTGGTTTCCTACTGTGAGGAGGGTTCAAGATCTTCTTGTTCATGTTTGGCTACAAGAACAAATGCACTTATATTAATGTAGTTGAGAATATAAATAGGGCATATAGTTacaaatttaagaagaaaaagtaCCTGGACCCATTCACTTTTATCATCTAGTGGTGCAAAAGTTGGTGCATATGTGGCCTTATAGTTCTCCACTGAATAGTAATCACTGCAGTACCTGCTCAAGCAGAGTATGTAAAGGTTAGTGCTAGATACATTTAAGGCCTAGAAATTGCATAAATAAGTTCTGAGACAAGGTACAGATttaaaaaaagagaaatcttacttTCTCCATTGTGGCCTTATGCTATGCAATGCACTCACTGCATGCATACAGGGGAACCCCCTCAACTGCCACTGCAAACAAGAGCAAGTCTTGGCAAGTATGTTCACTGTGAACACAGAATTCTTTGGACTAGTCACCATATATAACTCTCCAGCCACACAAGGGTCAACACCATAGTCAGTCACAAATTCCAACATTTTCTTAATCAATGTAACAGCAGTAGGAACCAAATTACCATCTACCCATGATGCAGATTCAGTCCTCCTATTGTACCATGTACCCATCACTAAGTTAGCATACATTATTCCTATCATTATAATTGGTTTATTTCTCATCTTGTTGATCATATTGTTAAAAGACtctgaaaaattgttgttcatatGTTCACAACAGTGAATAGGGTTAAAAAAGGCCCTGGACCATGTAGCAGGATCTTCTCTACTGAGATAAGCACCAGCTGCAGCACTCTGTTTCACAATATTGTCAAAATGTTCCTGCACAGCCAATCAAAAACTAGCTAACTTGACTGTCAAATAGTGCATAAAACCAATAACAAAGAACTGTTGTGAACTGTCAAACCTGAAAATGCTTTTCTTTGTATGCTTTTGCTGCATTCCATAAAGAACTGTATAATTCAAGACCCTTGTAATCCTTCTTGAAATTTTTGTATAAATGTCTGCATTTTAACACATTGCAATTAACATAAGGACTTTATCTGATCtgacaaacaaaagaaacaagaaacaaagtTAGACAAGAAAGTTACCTCCAACAGTATCTGTGGTGATGGCCAGGGAACACTATACCAACAGCTTCCAATAAACCTTTTTGCCTATCTGAAATGAAAGCCACTTTCACTGGATGTGCTAATATTGCATCcttcaaatgcttcaaaaaaTGATCCAATTTTCCTTTGTTTCAGCTCTGCATACCATAATTCCTAACATTACTAACCCATTCTGTCCATCAAGTGCAGTTGCAGCCATCAATACTCCCCCATATTCCCCTGTTAGATGGCAGGCATCAAGCCCTATAACTCCCCTGCATGCTTTTCGCCAACCCCTCATTGCAGGTTCAAATGAGAGTGTCATGCTTTCAAAGGTGTTATTCACTGTGTCAAAAGTGAACTTAGCAACAGACCCATCATTGCATTTTGTAAACATCTTGCAGAATGCTGGTACTTCATTGTAACTTTCTTTATAGTTCCCATATAATGACTCTAAAACTAGATTCCTAGCCTTCCATGCACACTGATATGGTATATTTACTCTCTTTTCAGCTAAGAAGTCTTCCTTGATTTTATAAGGGTCTGGAACAACTTTTTTAGGCTTATTCTTCATCTGATCAAGAACAAAATCCTTTACAAAATGAGGATCAGCAGATCTATTCCTATTTTGGGGATCCCCTTCACACTTATGTTCCAAATTCA
This is a stretch of genomic DNA from Papaver somniferum cultivar HN1 chromosome 1, ASM357369v1, whole genome shotgun sequence. It encodes these proteins:
- the LOC113288732 gene encoding uncharacterized protein LOC113288732; its protein translation is MNNNFSESFNNMINKMRNKPIIMIGIMYANLVMGTWYNRRTESASWVDGNLVPTAVTLIKKMLEFVTDYGVDPCVAGELYMVTSPKNSVFTVNILAKTCSCLQWQLRGFPCMHAVSALHSIRPQWRKYCSDYYSVENYKATYAPTFAPLDDKSEWVQPNMNKKILNPPHSRKPGRPKSKRVRSYDEPRVEKTKRRCGKCGNVTNHNKRTCAGGEVGSNPTAKRQRTECDAQSFTFSNIEPSQTTGVRGAAKSNKKKRTASFVGECFTGPGSQPLATPSSTPASTTPMSLPSIAPSSTPPSTINNLYQNFFGIGSVSQNIKQGKGRGNGKAKKK
- the LOC113321927 gene encoding uncharacterized protein LOC113321927, with the protein product MDDFDDDFGQYMKGEHDVDLFPEEEVFTPVDPSKMEVKTRFANKEAFKKHLRGYCVLNKCQYILDRSAPSRIKAECRFKTEHDCPWFVYASKKEGEKTFVLRKVNLEHKCEGDPQNRNRSADPHFVKDFVLDQMKNKPKKVVPDPYKIKEDFLAEKRVNIPYQCAWKARNLVLESLYGNYKESYNEVPAFCKMFTKCNDGSVAKFTFDTVNNTFESMTLSFEPAMRGWRKACRGVIGLDACHLTGEYGGVLMAATALDGQNGLVMLGIMVCRAETKENWIIF